A single window of Athene noctua chromosome 1, bAthNoc1.hap1.1, whole genome shotgun sequence DNA harbors:
- the CHD4 gene encoding chromodomain-helicase-DNA-binding protein 4 isoform X6: protein MASGIGSPSPCSAGSDDDEMEILLNNTIPQHPEPEEEPEEELLSEAETPKIKKKKKPKKLKEPKVPKLSKRQKKELGDSSGEGNEFVEEEEEVLRSDSEGSDYTPGKKKKKKLGPKKEKKNKAKRKEEEEEEEEDDDSKEPKSSAQLLEDWGMEDIDHIFTEEDYRTLTNYKAFSQFVRPLIAAKNPKIAVSKMMMVLGAKWREFSTNNPFKGSSGASVAAAAAAAVAVVESMVTNVDAVLPQPPVDVPLRKAKTKEGKGPNARRKPKASPRIPDIKKPKTKKVAPLKIKLGGFGSKRKRSSSEDDDLDVESDFDDASINSYSVSDGSTSRSSRSRKKLKAGKKKKKGEEDSTVAVDGYETDHQDYCEVCQQGGEIILCDTCPRAYHMVCLDPDMEKAPEGKWSCPHCEKEGIQWEAKEDNSEGEEILEDVVGDAEEEDDHHMEFCRVCKDGGELLCCDACPSSYHIHCLNPPLPEIPNGEWLCPRCTCPALKGKVQKILIWKWGQPPVGPPPPRPPDADPNAPPPKPLEGRPERQFFVKWQGMSYWHCSWVSELQLELHCQVMFRNYQRKNDMDEPPSGDFGGEEEKSRKRKNKDPKYAEMEERFYRYGIKPEWMMIHRILNHSVDKKGNVHYLIKWRDLPYDQASWESEDVDIQDYDLYKQAYWNHRELMRGEEGRPGKKLKKVKMRKLERPPETPTVDPTVKYDRQPEYLDVTGGTLHPYQLEGLNWLRFSWAQGTDTILADEMGLGKTVQTAVFLYSLYKEGHSKGPFLVSAPLSTIINWEREFEMWAPDMYVVTYVGDKDSRAIIRENEFTFEDNAIRGGKKASRMKKEAAVKFHVLLTSYELITIDMAILGSIDWACLIVDEAHRLKNNQSKFFRVLNGYSLQHKLLLTGTPLQNNLEELFHLLNFLTPERFHNLEGFLEEFADIAKEDQIKKLHDMLGPHMLRRLKADVFKNMPSKTELIVRVELSPMQKKYYKYILTRNFEALNARGGGNQVSLLNVVMDLKKCCNHPYLFPVAAMEAPKMPNGMYDGSALIRASGKLLLLQKMLKNLKEGGHRVLIFSQMTKMLDLLEDFLEHEGYKYERIDGGITGNMRQEAIDRFNAPGAQQFCFLLSTRAGGLGINLATADTVIIYDSDWNPHNDIQAFSRAHRIGQNKKVMIYRFVTRASVEERITQVAKKKMMLTHLVVRPGLGSKTGSMSKQELDDILKFGTEELFKDEATEGGDNKEGEDSSVIHYDDKAIERLLDRNQDETEDTELQGMNEYLSSFKVAQYVVREEEMGEEEEVEREIIKQEESVDPDYWEKLLRHHYEQQQEDLARNLGKGKRIRKQVNYNDGSQEDRDWQDDQSDNQSDYSVASEEGDEDFDERSEARRPSRKGLRNDKDKPLPPLLARVGGNIEVLGFNARQRKAFLNAIMRYGMPPQDAFTTQWLVRDLRGKSEKEFKAYVSLFMRHLCEPGADGAETFADGVPREGLSRQHVLTRIGVMSLIRKKVQEFEHVNGRWSMPELAEIEENKKLSQPSSPSPKTPTPSTPGDTQPNTPAPVPPPEEGVKVEEGASAKEQGEPSEPEKELSAAATETEVAMEQCAQPVETPPQEAKSPVNPTEADEKKVEEPEVKERPDEPMEVESKADVEKVEDRAPIENPPEPPIITLDEKDEKKEDDKRDVVMLQNGEMLKESVDERHKKAVKQRFMFNIADGGFTELHSLWQNEERAATVTKKTYEIWHRRHDYWLLAGIINHGYARWQDIQNDPRYAILNEPFKGEMNRGNFLEIKNKFLARRFKLLEQALVIEEQLRRAAYLNMSEDPSHPSMALNTRFAEVECLAESHQHLSKESMAGNKPANAVLHKVLKQLEELLSDMKADVTRLPATIARIPPVAVRLQMSERNILSRLANRSSEPPPPPPPQQVAQQQ, encoded by the exons CCAAGAACCCTAAAATAGCAGTGTCGAAGATGATGATGGTGCTGGGAGCTAAATGGAGGGAGTTTAGCACAAACAACCCCTTCAAGGGAAGTTCAGGTGCATCTGTGGCAGCTGCTGCCGCTGCGGCTGTTGCAGTAGTGGAGAGTATGGTGACAAATGTGGATGCTGTCCTGCCACAGCCCCCTGTAGATGTGCCGCTCAGGAAAGCCAAGACAAAGGAGGGCAAAG GACCCAATGCCCGGCGGAAGCCAAAGGCCAGTCCTCGTATTCCTGATATCAAGAAACCTAAAACAAAGAAGGTAGCACCTTTGAAAATCAAACTGGGAGGATTTGGTTCCAAGCGTAAAAGATCATCA AGTGAAGACGATGATCTGGATGTGGAGTCAGACTTTGATGATGCCAGCATCAACAGCTACTCTGTTTCAGATGGATCTACAAGCCGTAGTAGCCGCAGTCGCAAAAAACTCaaagctgggaaaaagaaaaagaaag GTGAGGAGGATTCCACAGTGGCTGTGGATGGCTATGAGACTGATCACCAGGACTACTGTGAGGTgtgccagcagggaggagaaatTATACTGTGTGATACCTGCCCTCGTGCCTACCACATGGTTTGCCTGGACCCAGACATGGAGAAAGCCCCAGAGGGCAAATGGAGTTGCCCGCACTGT GAAAAAGAGGGCATCCAGTGGGAGGCAAAGGAGGATAACTCTGAAGGGGAGGAAATCCTGGAGGATGTTGTGGGAGATGCCGAGGAGGAGGATGACCACCATATGGAGTTCTGTAGAGTCTGCAAGGATGGAGGAGAGTTGCTGTGCTGTGATGCTTGTCCTTCGTCCTATCACATCCACTGTCTGAATCCGCCATTGCCAGAGATTCCCAACGGAGAGTGGCTGTGTCCTCGCTGCACT TGCCCAGCTTTGAAAGGAAAAGTGCAGAAGATCTTGATCTGGAAATGGGGTCAGCCCCCAGTTGGCCCCCCTCCACCACGTCCACCTGATGCAGACCCTAATGCACCTCCCCCTAAGCCTCTAGAGGGTCGGCCTGAAAGGCAGTTCTTTGTTAAATGGCAGGGCATGTCCTACTGGCACTGCTCTTGGGTGTCAGAGTTGCAG CTGGAGCTGCACTGCCAGGTCATGTTTCGTAACTACCAACGCAAAAACGATATGGATGAGCCACCCTCGGGGGACTTtggaggggaagaagagaaaagccgaaagagaaaaaacaaggatCCCAAATATGCCGAGATGGAGGAGCGCTTCTATCGATACGGGATCAAGCCTGAGTGGATGATGATCCACAGGATCCTTAATCATAG TGTGGATAAGAAGGGGAATGTCCACTATTTGATTAAATGGAGAGACCTACCCTATGACCAGGCATCTTGGGAAAGTGAAGATGTGGATATCCAAGATTATGACCTCTACAAGCAAGCCTACTGGAATCACAG GGAGCTGATGAGAGGTGAAGAGGGCAGGCCTGGTAAGAAATTAAAGAAAGTTAAGATGCGGAAACTGGAAAGGCCCCCTGAGACTCCCACAGTGGAT CCAACAGTGAAATATGACCGGCAACCGGAGTACCTCGATGTAACAGGGGGAACCTTGCATCCCTACCAACTGGAAGGACTGAACTGGCTGCGCTTCTCCTGGGCTCAGGGCACAGATACAATCTTGGCTGATGAAATGGGTCTGGGAAAGACTGTACAGACAGCTGTGTTCCTATACTCCTTATACAAAGAG GGCCACTCAAAGGGTCCGTTCTTGGTGAGTGCCCCACTGTCCACAATCATCAACTGGGAACGAGAATTTGAGATGTGGGCCCCTGATATGTATGTAGTGACCTACGTTGGGGACAAAGACAGCCGGGCCATCATCCGTGAGAATGAGTTCACTTTTGAGGATAATGCCATACGTGGAGGCAAAAAAGCATCCAGAATGAAG AAGGAGGCTGCTGTGAAGTTCCACGTGCTGCTCACCTCCTACGAACTGATCACAATCGATATGGCCATACTGGGCTCTATTGACTGGGCCTGTCTCATTGTGGATGAAGCTCACAGGCTGAAGAACAATCAGTCTAAG TTCTTCCGTGTGCTGAACGGTTACTCCCTCCAGCATAAGCTGCTGCTTACAGGAACTCCCCTGCAGAACAACCTGGAAGAACTGTTCCACCTGCTGAATTTCTTGACACCGGAGAGATTCCA TAACTTGGAGGGCTTCCTAGAAGAGTTTGCAGATATTGCCAAGGAAGATCAGATCAAGAAGCTGCATGACATGCTGGGCCCACACATGCTGAGGCGTCTCAAAGCTGATGTTTTCAAGAATATGCCATCTAAGACTGAACTCATTGTCAGAGTGGAGTTGAGCCCCATGCAGAA gaaatacTATAAATATATTTTGACAAGAAACTTTGAGGCACTGAATGCACGGGGTGGTGGCAACCAAGTCTCCTTGCTCAATGTTGTTATGGATTTGAAGAAGTGCTGTAACCACCCCTACCTCTTTCCTGTGGCTGCTATG GAAGCTCCGAAAATGCCGAATGGCATGTATGATGGTAGTGCTCTTATTCGGGCCTCTGGAAAGCTGTTGTTGCTGCAGAAGATGTTAAAGAACCTTAAGGAAGGAGGTCACAGGGTGCTCATATTCTCTCAG ATGACTAAAATGTTGGACCTTCTAGAAGACTTTTTGGAACATGAAGGGTACAAATATGAGCGGATCGATGGAGGAATCACAGGGAACATGCGTCAGGAGGCTATTGATCGCTTCAATG CTCCTGGTGCTCAGCAGTTCTGCTTTCTGCTTTCAACGCGAGCTGGGGGTCTTGGTATTAACTTGGCCACAGCAGATACTGTGATAATTTATGATTCAGACTGGAACCCCCACAATGATATCCAG GCCTTCAGTCGTGCACACAGAATTGGACAGAACAAGAAAGTGATGATATACCGCTTTGTGACAAGGGCCTCAGTGGAGGAGCGTATcactcaggtggccaagaagaaaATGATGCTAACTCATCTGGTAGTGAGACCAGGGTTGGGCTCCAAGACAGGCTCCATGTCCAAACAGGAACTTGATGACATTCTCAAGTTTGGCACTGAAGAGCTCTTCAAGGATGAGGCTACTGAGGGGG GGGATAACAAAGAAGGTGAGGACAGCAGTGTTATCCACTATGATGACAAAGCCATTGAGCGTCTTTTGGATCGGAACCAGGATGAAACAGAAGATACAGAACTTCAGGGCATGAATGAGTATCTCAGCTCTTTCAAGGTAGCCCAGTATGTGGTTCGTGAAGAGGAGATGGGG gaggaagaggaggttgAACGGGAGATCATTAAGCAAGAGGAATCGGTGGATCCTGATTACTGGGAGAAACTGCTGCGTCACCATTATGAACAGCAACAGGAGGATCTGGCCAGGAATCTGGGCAAGGGCAAACGTATTCGCAAGCAAGTTAACTACAATGATGGCTCACAGGAGGATAGAG actgGCAGGATGACCAGTCAGATAATCAGTCAGACTATTCAGTTGCTTCTGAAGAAGGAGACGAGGACTTTGATGAAAGGTCTGAAG CTCGTCGGCCTAGCCGCAAAGGCCTGAGAAATGATAAGGATAAGCCTCTGCCTCCTTTACTTGCCCGTGTGGGAGGGAACATTGAG GTTTTGGGTTTCAATGCCCGCCAGCGGAAAGCCTTCCTCAATGCTATCATGCGCTATGGAATGCCACCTCAGGATGCCTTCACCACTCAGTGGCTTGTTCGGGACCTCCGTGGCAAGTCAGAGAAAGAGTTCAA GGCCTATGTCTCACTGTTCATGCGCCATTTATGTGAACCTGGAGCTGATGGTGCAGAAACCTTTGCAGATGGGGTCCCACGGGAAGGTCTTTCTCGACAGCATGTCCTGACTCGCATTGGGGTCATGTCACTTATACGCAAAAAG GTGCAGGAATTTGAGCATGTGAATGGCCGTTGGAGTATGCCAGAACTGGCAGAGATAGAGGAGAACAAGAAACTCTCGCAGCCAAGCTCACCCTCTCCCAAAACTCCAACTCCTTCGACACCGGGGGATACGCAGCCAAATACGCCTGCCCCTGTGCCTCCACCTG AAGAAGGAGTAAAAGTAGAAGAAGGAGCCAGTGCTAAAGAGCAAGGAGAGCCATCTGAACCAGAGAAGGAGCTCAGTGCTGCTGCTACTGAAACAGAAGTCGCTATGGAG CAGTGTGCCCAGCCTGTGGAGACACCGCCACAGGAAGCAAAATCCCCAGTGAACCCCacagaagcagatgaaaaaaaagtAGAGGAACCAGAGGTGAAGGAAAGACCAGATGAGCCAATGGAAGTAGAAAGCAAAG CTGACGTGGAGAAAGTAGAAGACAGGGCACCTATTGAGAATCCCCCTGAACCTCCTATAATCACTCTGGATGAGAAAG ATGAGAAAAAGGAGGATGATAAGAGAGATGTGGTGATGCTGCAGAATGGAGAGATGCTGAAAGAGTCAGTGGATGAAAGGCACAAGAAGGCAGTAAAGCAGCGCTTCATGTTCAACATAGCAGATGGTGGCTTCACTG AACTACACTCCCTGTGGCAGAATGAAGAGCGGGCTGCAACTGTCACAAAGAAGACCTATGAGATCTGGCATCGGCGTCATGACTACTGGCTCCTTGCTGGGATTATCAA TCATGGCTATGCCCGTTGGCAGGATATTCAGAATGATCCACGTTACGCCATCCTCAATGAGCCCTTCAAGGGTGAGATGAACAGGGGTAACTTCCTGGAAATAAAGAATAAGTTCTTGGCAAGGAGATTTAAG CTCCTGGAGCAAGCACTGGTGATTGAGGAGCAGTTGCGGCGAGCTGCTTATCTGAACATGTCAGAAGACCCATCTCACCCATCTATGGCTCTGAACACGCGTTTTGCAGAGGTGGAATGCCTGGCTGAGAGCCACCAGCACCTATCCAAGGAGTCAATGGCCGGGAATAAACCAGCCAATGCTGTGCTGCACAAAG TTCtgaagcagctggaggagcttttGAGTGACATGAAGGCAGATGTGACTCGTCTGCCTGCCACCATTGCCCGCATCCCCCCCGTGGCCGTGCGTCTCCAGATGTCTGAGCGCAACATCCTCAGCCGGCTGGCCAACCGCAGCAGTGagccccccccaccaccccctccccaacAA GTGgcccagcagcagtga
- the CHD4 gene encoding chromodomain-helicase-DNA-binding protein 4 isoform X4, with the protein MASGIGSPSPCSAGSDDDEMEILLNNTIPQHPEPEEEPEEELLSEAETPKIKKKKKPKKLKEPKVPKLSKRQKKELGDSSGEGNEFVEEEEEVLRSDSEGSDYTPGKKKKKKLGPKKEKKNKAKRKEEEEEEEEDDDSKEPKSSAQLLEDWGMEDIDHIFTEEDYRTLTNYKAFSQFVRPLIAAKNPKIAVSKMMMVLGAKWREFSTNNPFKGSSGASVAAAAAAAVAVVESMVTNVDAVLPQPPVDVPLRKAKTKEGKGPNARRKPKASPRIPDIKKPKTKKVAPLKIKLGGFGSKRKRSSSEDDDLDVESDFDDASINSYSVSDGSTSRSSRSRKKLKAGKKKKKGEEDSTVAVDGYETDHQDYCEVCQQGGEIILCDTCPRAYHMVCLDPDMEKAPEGKWSCPHCEKEGIQWEAKEDNSEGEEILEDVVGDAEEEDDHHMEFCRVCKDGGELLCCDACPSSYHIHCLNPPLPEIPNGEWLCPRCTCPALKGKVQKILIWKWGQPPVGPPPPRPPDADPNAPPPKPLEGRPERQFFVKWQGMSYWHCSWVSELQLELHCQVMFRNYQRKNDMDEPPSGDFGGEEEKSRKRKNKDPKYAEMEERFYRYGIKPEWMMIHRILNHSVDKKGNVHYLIKWRDLPYDQASWESEDVDIQDYDLYKQAYWNHRELMRGEEGRPGKKLKKVKMRKLERPPETPTVDPTVKYDRQPEYLDVTGGTLHPYQLEGLNWLRFSWAQGTDTILADEMGLGKTVQTAVFLYSLYKEGHSKGPFLVSAPLSTIINWEREFEMWAPDMYVVTYVGDKDSRAIIRENEFTFEDNAIRGGKKASRMKKEAAVKFHVLLTSYELITIDMAILGSIDWACLIVDEAHRLKNNQSKFFRVLNGYSLQHKLLLTGTPLQNNLEELFHLLNFLTPERFHNLEGFLEEFADIAKEDQIKKLHDMLGPHMLRRLKADVFKNMPSKTELIVRVELSPMQKKYYKYILTRNFEALNARGGGNQVSLLNVVMDLKKCCNHPYLFPVAAMEAPKMPNGMYDGSALIRASGKLLLLQKMLKNLKEGGHRVLIFSQMTKMLDLLEDFLEHEGYKYERIDGGITGNMRQEAIDRFNAPGAQQFCFLLSTRAGGLGINLATADTVIIYDSDWNPHNDIQAFSRAHRIGQNKKVMIYRFVTRASVEERITQVAKKKMMLTHLVVRPGLGSKTGSMSKQELDDILKFGTEELFKDEATEGGDNKEGEDSSVIHYDDKAIERLLDRNQDETEDTELQGMNEYLSSFKVAQYVVREEEMGEEEEVEREIIKQEESVDPDYWEKLLRHHYEQQQEDLARNLGKGKRIRKQVNYNDGSQEDRDWQDDQSDNQSDYSVASEEGDEDFDERSEAAFLSSAARRPSRKGLRNDKDKPLPPLLARVGGNIEVLGFNARQRKAFLNAIMRYGMPPQDAFTTQWLVRDLRGKSEKEFKAYVSLFMRHLCEPGADGAETFADGVPREGLSRQHVLTRIGVMSLIRKKVQEFEHVNGRWSMPELAEIEENKKLSQPSSPSPKTPTPSTPGDTQPNTPAPVPPPEEGVKVEEGASAKEQGEPSEPEKELSAAATETEVAMEQCAQPVETPPQEAKSPVNPTEADEKKVEEPEVKERPDEPMEVESKADVEKVEDRAPIENPPEPPIITLDEKDEKKEDDKRDVVMLQNGEMLKESVDERHKKAVKQRFMFNIADGGFTELHSLWQNEERAATVTKKTYEIWHRRHDYWLLAGIINHGYARWQDIQNDPRYAILNEPFKGEMNRGNFLEIKNKFLARRFKLLEQALVIEEQLRRAAYLNMSEDPSHPSMALNTRFAEVECLAESHQHLSKESMAGNKPANAVLHKVLKQLEELLSDMKADVTRLPATIARIPPVAVRLQMSERNILSRLANRSSEPPPPPPPQQVAQQQ; encoded by the exons CCAAGAACCCTAAAATAGCAGTGTCGAAGATGATGATGGTGCTGGGAGCTAAATGGAGGGAGTTTAGCACAAACAACCCCTTCAAGGGAAGTTCAGGTGCATCTGTGGCAGCTGCTGCCGCTGCGGCTGTTGCAGTAGTGGAGAGTATGGTGACAAATGTGGATGCTGTCCTGCCACAGCCCCCTGTAGATGTGCCGCTCAGGAAAGCCAAGACAAAGGAGGGCAAAG GACCCAATGCCCGGCGGAAGCCAAAGGCCAGTCCTCGTATTCCTGATATCAAGAAACCTAAAACAAAGAAGGTAGCACCTTTGAAAATCAAACTGGGAGGATTTGGTTCCAAGCGTAAAAGATCATCA AGTGAAGACGATGATCTGGATGTGGAGTCAGACTTTGATGATGCCAGCATCAACAGCTACTCTGTTTCAGATGGATCTACAAGCCGTAGTAGCCGCAGTCGCAAAAAACTCaaagctgggaaaaagaaaaagaaag GTGAGGAGGATTCCACAGTGGCTGTGGATGGCTATGAGACTGATCACCAGGACTACTGTGAGGTgtgccagcagggaggagaaatTATACTGTGTGATACCTGCCCTCGTGCCTACCACATGGTTTGCCTGGACCCAGACATGGAGAAAGCCCCAGAGGGCAAATGGAGTTGCCCGCACTGT GAAAAAGAGGGCATCCAGTGGGAGGCAAAGGAGGATAACTCTGAAGGGGAGGAAATCCTGGAGGATGTTGTGGGAGATGCCGAGGAGGAGGATGACCACCATATGGAGTTCTGTAGAGTCTGCAAGGATGGAGGAGAGTTGCTGTGCTGTGATGCTTGTCCTTCGTCCTATCACATCCACTGTCTGAATCCGCCATTGCCAGAGATTCCCAACGGAGAGTGGCTGTGTCCTCGCTGCACT TGCCCAGCTTTGAAAGGAAAAGTGCAGAAGATCTTGATCTGGAAATGGGGTCAGCCCCCAGTTGGCCCCCCTCCACCACGTCCACCTGATGCAGACCCTAATGCACCTCCCCCTAAGCCTCTAGAGGGTCGGCCTGAAAGGCAGTTCTTTGTTAAATGGCAGGGCATGTCCTACTGGCACTGCTCTTGGGTGTCAGAGTTGCAG CTGGAGCTGCACTGCCAGGTCATGTTTCGTAACTACCAACGCAAAAACGATATGGATGAGCCACCCTCGGGGGACTTtggaggggaagaagagaaaagccgaaagagaaaaaacaaggatCCCAAATATGCCGAGATGGAGGAGCGCTTCTATCGATACGGGATCAAGCCTGAGTGGATGATGATCCACAGGATCCTTAATCATAG TGTGGATAAGAAGGGGAATGTCCACTATTTGATTAAATGGAGAGACCTACCCTATGACCAGGCATCTTGGGAAAGTGAAGATGTGGATATCCAAGATTATGACCTCTACAAGCAAGCCTACTGGAATCACAG GGAGCTGATGAGAGGTGAAGAGGGCAGGCCTGGTAAGAAATTAAAGAAAGTTAAGATGCGGAAACTGGAAAGGCCCCCTGAGACTCCCACAGTGGAT CCAACAGTGAAATATGACCGGCAACCGGAGTACCTCGATGTAACAGGGGGAACCTTGCATCCCTACCAACTGGAAGGACTGAACTGGCTGCGCTTCTCCTGGGCTCAGGGCACAGATACAATCTTGGCTGATGAAATGGGTCTGGGAAAGACTGTACAGACAGCTGTGTTCCTATACTCCTTATACAAAGAG GGCCACTCAAAGGGTCCGTTCTTGGTGAGTGCCCCACTGTCCACAATCATCAACTGGGAACGAGAATTTGAGATGTGGGCCCCTGATATGTATGTAGTGACCTACGTTGGGGACAAAGACAGCCGGGCCATCATCCGTGAGAATGAGTTCACTTTTGAGGATAATGCCATACGTGGAGGCAAAAAAGCATCCAGAATGAAG AAGGAGGCTGCTGTGAAGTTCCACGTGCTGCTCACCTCCTACGAACTGATCACAATCGATATGGCCATACTGGGCTCTATTGACTGGGCCTGTCTCATTGTGGATGAAGCTCACAGGCTGAAGAACAATCAGTCTAAG TTCTTCCGTGTGCTGAACGGTTACTCCCTCCAGCATAAGCTGCTGCTTACAGGAACTCCCCTGCAGAACAACCTGGAAGAACTGTTCCACCTGCTGAATTTCTTGACACCGGAGAGATTCCA TAACTTGGAGGGCTTCCTAGAAGAGTTTGCAGATATTGCCAAGGAAGATCAGATCAAGAAGCTGCATGACATGCTGGGCCCACACATGCTGAGGCGTCTCAAAGCTGATGTTTTCAAGAATATGCCATCTAAGACTGAACTCATTGTCAGAGTGGAGTTGAGCCCCATGCAGAA gaaatacTATAAATATATTTTGACAAGAAACTTTGAGGCACTGAATGCACGGGGTGGTGGCAACCAAGTCTCCTTGCTCAATGTTGTTATGGATTTGAAGAAGTGCTGTAACCACCCCTACCTCTTTCCTGTGGCTGCTATG GAAGCTCCGAAAATGCCGAATGGCATGTATGATGGTAGTGCTCTTATTCGGGCCTCTGGAAAGCTGTTGTTGCTGCAGAAGATGTTAAAGAACCTTAAGGAAGGAGGTCACAGGGTGCTCATATTCTCTCAG ATGACTAAAATGTTGGACCTTCTAGAAGACTTTTTGGAACATGAAGGGTACAAATATGAGCGGATCGATGGAGGAATCACAGGGAACATGCGTCAGGAGGCTATTGATCGCTTCAATG CTCCTGGTGCTCAGCAGTTCTGCTTTCTGCTTTCAACGCGAGCTGGGGGTCTTGGTATTAACTTGGCCACAGCAGATACTGTGATAATTTATGATTCAGACTGGAACCCCCACAATGATATCCAG GCCTTCAGTCGTGCACACAGAATTGGACAGAACAAGAAAGTGATGATATACCGCTTTGTGACAAGGGCCTCAGTGGAGGAGCGTATcactcaggtggccaagaagaaaATGATGCTAACTCATCTGGTAGTGAGACCAGGGTTGGGCTCCAAGACAGGCTCCATGTCCAAACAGGAACTTGATGACATTCTCAAGTTTGGCACTGAAGAGCTCTTCAAGGATGAGGCTACTGAGGGGG GGGATAACAAAGAAGGTGAGGACAGCAGTGTTATCCACTATGATGACAAAGCCATTGAGCGTCTTTTGGATCGGAACCAGGATGAAACAGAAGATACAGAACTTCAGGGCATGAATGAGTATCTCAGCTCTTTCAAGGTAGCCCAGTATGTGGTTCGTGAAGAGGAGATGGGG gaggaagaggaggttgAACGGGAGATCATTAAGCAAGAGGAATCGGTGGATCCTGATTACTGGGAGAAACTGCTGCGTCACCATTATGAACAGCAACAGGAGGATCTGGCCAGGAATCTGGGCAAGGGCAAACGTATTCGCAAGCAAGTTAACTACAATGATGGCTCACAGGAGGATAGAG actgGCAGGATGACCAGTCAGATAATCAGTCAGACTATTCAGTTGCTTCTGAAGAAGGAGACGAGGACTTTGATGAAAGGTCTGAAG CTGCATTTCTCTCTTCAGCAGCTCGTCGGCCTAGCCGCAAAGGCCTGAGAAATGATAAGGATAAGCCTCTGCCTCCTTTACTTGCCCGTGTGGGAGGGAACATTGAG GTTTTGGGTTTCAATGCCCGCCAGCGGAAAGCCTTCCTCAATGCTATCATGCGCTATGGAATGCCACCTCAGGATGCCTTCACCACTCAGTGGCTTGTTCGGGACCTCCGTGGCAAGTCAGAGAAAGAGTTCAA GGCCTATGTCTCACTGTTCATGCGCCATTTATGTGAACCTGGAGCTGATGGTGCAGAAACCTTTGCAGATGGGGTCCCACGGGAAGGTCTTTCTCGACAGCATGTCCTGACTCGCATTGGGGTCATGTCACTTATACGCAAAAAG GTGCAGGAATTTGAGCATGTGAATGGCCGTTGGAGTATGCCAGAACTGGCAGAGATAGAGGAGAACAAGAAACTCTCGCAGCCAAGCTCACCCTCTCCCAAAACTCCAACTCCTTCGACACCGGGGGATACGCAGCCAAATACGCCTGCCCCTGTGCCTCCACCTG AAGAAGGAGTAAAAGTAGAAGAAGGAGCCAGTGCTAAAGAGCAAGGAGAGCCATCTGAACCAGAGAAGGAGCTCAGTGCTGCTGCTACTGAAACAGAAGTCGCTATGGAG CAGTGTGCCCAGCCTGTGGAGACACCGCCACAGGAAGCAAAATCCCCAGTGAACCCCacagaagcagatgaaaaaaaagtAGAGGAACCAGAGGTGAAGGAAAGACCAGATGAGCCAATGGAAGTAGAAAGCAAAG CTGACGTGGAGAAAGTAGAAGACAGGGCACCTATTGAGAATCCCCCTGAACCTCCTATAATCACTCTGGATGAGAAAG ATGAGAAAAAGGAGGATGATAAGAGAGATGTGGTGATGCTGCAGAATGGAGAGATGCTGAAAGAGTCAGTGGATGAAAGGCACAAGAAGGCAGTAAAGCAGCGCTTCATGTTCAACATAGCAGATGGTGGCTTCACTG AACTACACTCCCTGTGGCAGAATGAAGAGCGGGCTGCAACTGTCACAAAGAAGACCTATGAGATCTGGCATCGGCGTCATGACTACTGGCTCCTTGCTGGGATTATCAA TCATGGCTATGCCCGTTGGCAGGATATTCAGAATGATCCACGTTACGCCATCCTCAATGAGCCCTTCAAGGGTGAGATGAACAGGGGTAACTTCCTGGAAATAAAGAATAAGTTCTTGGCAAGGAGATTTAAG CTCCTGGAGCAAGCACTGGTGATTGAGGAGCAGTTGCGGCGAGCTGCTTATCTGAACATGTCAGAAGACCCATCTCACCCATCTATGGCTCTGAACACGCGTTTTGCAGAGGTGGAATGCCTGGCTGAGAGCCACCAGCACCTATCCAAGGAGTCAATGGCCGGGAATAAACCAGCCAATGCTGTGCTGCACAAAG TTCtgaagcagctggaggagcttttGAGTGACATGAAGGCAGATGTGACTCGTCTGCCTGCCACCATTGCCCGCATCCCCCCCGTGGCCGTGCGTCTCCAGATGTCTGAGCGCAACATCCTCAGCCGGCTGGCCAACCGCAGCAGTGagccccccccaccaccccctccccaacAA GTGgcccagcagcagtga